In Bacillus cereus ATCC 14579, a single window of DNA contains:
- a CDS encoding ComZ family protein, which yields MNEKSMQFLQIAMKHLPEAKAILDDNGIALDMEKAQPVLELLMKVMNEAYELGKADKE from the coding sequence CAGTTTTTACAAATCGCAATGAAGCATTTACCGGAAGCAAAGGCAATTTTAGATGATAATGGAATTGCACTTGATATGGAGAAGGCACAGCCGGTGTTAGAGTTGTTAATGAAAGTTATGAACGAGGCCTATGAGCTCGGGAAAGCAGATAAAGAATAA